The proteins below come from a single Denticeps clupeoides chromosome 15, fDenClu1.1, whole genome shotgun sequence genomic window:
- the ackr3b gene encoding atypical chemokine receptor 3b → MSLSVSDLNDLMDILENFNLSDHDDNMSHVEALKCSPSFNLSILLSILYIFIFLIGLAANAVVVWVNVQAERNRYETHLYILNLAVADLCVVATLPVWVSSLLQHDHWPFGEAMCKITHLVFSVNLFGSIFFLTCMSVDRYLSVTLFGDANSRRKKVVRRMICILVWILALAASIPDTYFLETVKSTTSDQVVCKSVYPGDNSREWMVGIQLSFTILGFVIPFPIIAIFYMLLAGAISTTNDPERRLSRKIIFTYIVVFVVCWLPYHGVLLVDTLALLNFLNFSCGLDNFLYVAVPLTQCLSLVHCCINPIIYNFINKNYRYDLMKAFIFKYSTKTGLARLIDASKVSETEYSAVDGHVIL, encoded by the coding sequence ATGAGTCTGAGTGTGAGTGACTTGAATGACCTCATGGACATCCTGGAGAACTTCAACCTCTCTGACCACGACGACAACATGTCTCACGTGGAGGCCCTGAAGTGCTCTCCCAGCTTCAACCTGAGCATCCTGCTCTCCATCCTCtacatcttcatcttcctcattgGCCTGGCTGCCAATGCCGTGGTGGTGTGGGTGAACGTCCAAGCTGAGAGGAACCGTTACGAGACCCACCTCTACATCCTGAACCTGGCTGTGGCCGACCTGTGTGTGGTGGCCACCTTGCCGGTATGGGTCAGCTCTCTCCTCCAGCACGACCACTGGCCATTTGGTGAGGCCATGTGCAAGATCACCCACCTAGTCTTTAGTGTCAACCTCTTTGGCAGCATCTTCTTCCTCACCTGCATGAGTGTGGACCGCTACCTGTCAGTCACACTGTTTGGTGACGCCAACAGCCGCAGGAagaaggtggtgaggaggaTGATCTGCATCCTGGTCTGGATCCTGGCCCTTGCCGCATCCATCCCTGATACCTACTTCCTTGAGACGGTGAAGTCCACCACCTCAGACCAGGTTGTCTGCAAGTCAGTGTACCCTGGAGACAACTCCCGGGAGTGGATGGTGGGAATTCAGCTGAGCTTCACCATCCTGGGTTTTGTTATCCCATTCCCGATAATTGCTATCTTCTACATGCTTCTGGCTGGAGCTATTTCCACCACCAACGACCCAGAACGTCGTCTCAGCCGGAAAATCATCTTCACCTACATTGTGGTATTTGTGGTCTGCTGGCTGCCCTATCACGGAGTTCTGCTTGTGGACACGCTGGCTCTGCTCAACTTCCTAAATTTCAGCTGTGGCCTGGACAACTTCCTGTACGTGGCCGTGCCCCTCACCCAGTGCCTCTCCCTGGTCCACTGCTGCATCAACCCCATCATCTACAACTTCATCAACAAGAACTACCGCTATGATCTCATGAAGGCCTTCATCTTCAAGTACTCCACCAAGACCGGGCTGGCTAGGCTCATCGATGCCTCGAAAGTGTCCGAGACGGAGTACTCCGCTGTGGACGGCCACGTAATACTGTGA